One Littorina saxatilis isolate snail1 linkage group LG12, US_GU_Lsax_2.0, whole genome shotgun sequence genomic region harbors:
- the LOC138983185 gene encoding uncharacterized protein has translation MKNVWRHIQDHGLATVYRDEEEFAKLMRMLPALAYLPPADVENAFETVFDPTSAFWDARAQPIIDYFEDTYIGRPRRRGPRHQRMFAVQMWNLHERTLTDNAKSNNSVEGFHNAFQGLLGAHSPSLWRLIAALKKEQILVQADITRLLAGQAPAPKRRKYRDLQVRAKRIIVQYNAGQRGLIDTMEGLAFTFMF, from the exons ATgaag AATGTCTGGCGACACATCCAAGACCATGGACTCGCAACTGTGTACAGAGATGAGGAAGAGTTTGCAAAATTGATGAGAATGCTGCCAGCTCTCGCCTACCTTCCTCCTGCAGACGTTGAGAATGCATTCGAAACTGTGTTTGACCCCACATCAGCTTTCTGGGACGCACGTGCCCAACCGATCATAGATTATTTCGAGGACACATACATTGGACGTCCTCGACGTCGTGGACCACGCCATCAACGGATGTTTGCTGTGCAGATGTGGAACCTTCACGAAAGGACCCTGACGGACAATGCTAAGTCCAACAACAGCGTTGAAGGGTTTCACAACGCCTTCCAGGGCCTCCTCGGGGCGCATTCACCGAGCCTGTGGCGGCTTATCGCTGCGCTCAAGAAAGAACAGATCCTTGTGCAGGCCGACATCACCCGCCTTCTGGCAGGCCAGGCTCCCGCCCCCAAGCGCCGGAAGTACAGAGACCTGCAGGTGCGTGCCAAACGGATCATTGTGCAATACAATGCTGGCCAGCGTGGCTTGATCGACACAATGGAAGGTCTGGCCTTCACCTTCATGTTTTAG